The following are encoded in a window of Phocoena phocoena chromosome 2, mPhoPho1.1, whole genome shotgun sequence genomic DNA:
- the LOC136118059 gene encoding LOW QUALITY PROTEIN: serpin A3-8-like (The sequence of the model RefSeq protein was modified relative to this genomic sequence to represent the inferred CDS: inserted 1 base in 1 codon), translating to MRAEGMSPLLAPGLLVAGLCSSVHCLPGGGLDPEDVTPEDQHKGAPVDDHTFVSSNTDFAFSLYKQLALKTSNENVIFSPLSVSMALAFLSLGARGPTLTETLEGLKFNLTETPETEVHQGFQHLVQTLGRPSDQLQLSLGNAVFVQEQLKLLDKFREDARALCASEAFSTDFWDSDTAKKLINDYVRNKTQGKIVELFKDLDKLTEMMLVKYIFSKSQWKKPFDPSHTYKSEFHVNENRTVEVPMMTTGGLETPYFRDEELXCTAVELRYTSDGSAPFILPDEGKTHDLEAKLLPETLRRWRDSLQPRTRVHPLLPKFSISSDYDLQYCLPQMGMGKVFPPPPAAGQSGIKDAEALMVSQVVLGAVLDVGKEGMEGAAAMGSNLIYKTGEVITMHFNRPFMLTTLSKDTQSIIFLGKVTNPSQA from the exons ATGAGGGCAGAGGGAATGTCCCCCCTCCTGGCTCCGGGGCTCCTGGTGGCTGGGCTCTGCTCCAGTGTCCACTGCCTCCCAGGGGGCGGGCTTGACCCGGAGGATGTGACCCCAGAGGACCAACACAAAGGGGCACCTGTGGATGACCACACATTCGTCTCCAGCAACACCGACTTCGCCTTCAGCCTCTACAAGCAGTTGGCTTTGAAGACCTCCAATGAGAACGTCATCTTCTCCCCCCTGAGCGTCTCCATGGCCTTGGCCTTCCTGTCCCTGGGGGCCCGAGGACCCACCCTGACAGAGACCTTGGAAGGCCTCAAGTTCAACCTCACAGAGACCCCCGAGACAGAAGTCCACCAGGGCTTCCAGCACCTCGTGCAGACGCTCGGCCGACCCAGCGACCAGCTGCAGCTGAGCTTGGGCAACGCCGTGTTCGTCCAGGAGCAGCTGAAGCTTCTGGACAAGTTCAGGGAAGATGCCCGGGCGCTGTGTGCCTCCGAGGCCTTCTCCACCGACTTCTGGGATTCCGACACTGCCAAGAAGCTTATCAACGACTATGTGAGGAATAAAACGCAGGGGAAAATTGTGGAGCTGTTCAAGGACCTTGACAAGCTCACAGAGATGATGCTGGTGAAATACATCTTCTCTAAAT CCCAGTGGAAGAAGCCCTTTGATCCCAGCCATACTTATAAGTCAGAGTTCCACGTGAACGAGAACAGGACAGTGGAGGTGCCCATGATGACCACTGGGGGCCTGGAAACGCCTTACTTCCGGGACGAGGAGC CCTGCACCGCGGTGGAGCTCAGGTACACCAGCGACGGCAGCGCGCCCTTCATCCTCCCTGACGAGGGCAAAACGCACGACCTGGAGGCCAAGCTGCTCCCAGAGACGCTGAGGAGGTGGAGAGACTCCCTGCAGCCCAG aACAAGAGTTCACCCCCTCCTTCCAAAGTTTTCCATCTCCAGCGATTATGATCTGCAATACTGCCTTCCCCAGATGGGCATGGGGAAagtcttccccccccccccggcagcTGGCCAGTCAGGCATTAAAGATGCAGAGGCGCTGATGGTTTCCCAGGTGG TGCTagg CGCTGTGCTTGACGTGGGCAAGGAGGGCATGGAAGGAGCTGCTGCCATGGGAAGCAACTTGATCTACAAAACTGGAGAAGTGATCACTATGCATTTCAACAGGCCCTTTATGCTTACCACACTCAGTAAAGACACCCAGAGCATCATCTTTTTGGGCAAAGTCACCAACCCCAGTCAAGCCTAG